A portion of the Cyanobium sp. PCC 7001 genome contains these proteins:
- the glyA gene encoding serine hydroxymethyltransferase produces MADTVIAAAAGADSTLAASDPAIAALIGKELERQQTHLELIASENFASKAVMEAQGSVLTNKYAEGLPHKRYYGGCEHVDAIEELAIERAKQLFGAAWANVQPHSGAQANFAVFLALLQPGDTILGMDLSHGGHLTHGSPVNVSGKWFKAVHYGVDPGTQQLNVATIRELALEHRPKLIVCGYSAYPRTIDFQAFRAIADEVGAYLLADMAHIAGLVAAGVHPNPVSVCDVVTTTTHKTLRGPRGGLILCRDADFARQFDKAVFPGSQGGPLEHVIAAKAVAFGEALQPSFRAYSQQVIANAQALAARIQERGIDVVSGGTDNHLVLLDLRGIGMTGKVADLLVSDVHITANKNTVPFDPQSPFVTSGLRLGTAACTTRGFDEEAFREVADVIADRLLNPEDTAIEQGCRQRVAQLCERFPLYAPARALQPA; encoded by the coding sequence ATGGCTGACACCGTGATCGCCGCTGCCGCCGGCGCTGATTCCACCCTGGCGGCCTCCGATCCCGCCATCGCCGCCCTGATCGGCAAGGAACTGGAGCGTCAGCAGACCCACCTCGAACTGATCGCGTCGGAGAACTTCGCCTCCAAAGCCGTGATGGAGGCCCAGGGCTCGGTGCTCACCAACAAGTACGCCGAGGGCCTGCCCCACAAGCGCTACTACGGCGGCTGCGAGCACGTGGACGCGATCGAGGAGCTGGCGATCGAGCGGGCCAAGCAGCTGTTCGGCGCCGCCTGGGCCAACGTGCAGCCCCACAGCGGTGCCCAGGCCAACTTCGCCGTCTTCCTCGCCCTGCTCCAGCCCGGCGACACGATCCTGGGCATGGACCTCAGCCATGGCGGCCACCTCACCCACGGCTCGCCGGTGAACGTGAGCGGCAAGTGGTTCAAAGCCGTGCACTACGGCGTGGATCCAGGCACCCAGCAGCTCAACGTCGCCACCATCCGCGAGCTGGCGCTGGAGCACAGGCCGAAGCTGATCGTGTGCGGCTACTCGGCCTACCCCCGCACGATCGATTTCCAGGCCTTCCGGGCCATCGCCGATGAGGTGGGCGCCTACCTGCTGGCCGACATGGCCCACATCGCCGGTCTGGTGGCCGCCGGCGTGCACCCCAACCCGGTGTCCGTGTGCGACGTGGTGACCACCACCACCCACAAGACCCTGCGCGGCCCCCGCGGCGGTCTGATCCTCTGCCGCGATGCCGACTTCGCCAGGCAGTTCGACAAGGCGGTGTTCCCCGGCAGCCAGGGCGGACCGCTGGAGCATGTGATCGCCGCCAAGGCCGTGGCCTTCGGCGAGGCGCTGCAGCCCTCCTTCCGGGCCTACAGCCAGCAGGTGATCGCCAACGCCCAGGCCCTCGCCGCCCGCATCCAGGAGCGGGGCATCGACGTGGTGAGCGGCGGCACCGACAACCACCTGGTGCTGCTGGATCTGCGTGGCATCGGCATGACCGGCAAGGTGGCCGACCTGCTGGTGAGCGATGTGCACATCACCGCCAACAAGAACACCGTGCCGTTCGACCCCCAGTCGCCTTTCGTGACCAGTGGCCTGCGGCTCGGCACCGCCGCCTGCACCACGCGCGGCTTCGATGAGGAGGCCTTCCGTGAGGTGGCCGACGTGATCGCCGATCGCCTGCTCAACCCCGAGGACACCGCCATCGAACAGGGCTGCCGGCAACGGGTGGCCCAGCTCTGCGAGCGTTTTCCGCTCTATGCCCCGGCCCGGGCGCTCCAGCCTGCCTGA
- a CDS encoding competence/damage-inducible protein A, which yields MTAEILCIGTELLLGNITNGNARWIAEQLAALGIPHLRQEVVGDNRERLIAAVQQASRRCRLLITTGGLGPTPDDLTTEAIAAAFHTPLTERPEVWADIEAKARARGRPLSPSVRRQALLPEGAAVLPNPTGTAPGMIWSPVPGFTVLTFPGVPSEMRAMWDATAAPWLRQAGLSQGVYASRVLRFWGVAESALAEAMADLLQGTNPTVAPYAGAGEVKLRLTARADTETTASALLAPLEAEIRRRAGQACFGADEDSLAAVVLEQLRRRGETLAVAESCTGGGIGAALAAVPGASDAFLGGVIAYANAVKEKLLGVSALDLERHGAVSDPVALAMAAGARRLTGATWGVAVTGIAGPGGGSEQKPVGLVHIAVADASGAWSEGVRFGSSRGRHWIQTLTAGEALNRLRLRLLAA from the coding sequence ATGACAGCCGAGATCCTCTGCATCGGCACCGAGCTGCTGCTGGGCAACATCACCAACGGCAACGCCCGCTGGATCGCCGAGCAGCTGGCGGCCCTGGGCATTCCCCATCTGCGCCAGGAGGTGGTGGGCGACAACCGTGAGCGGCTGATCGCGGCCGTGCAGCAGGCCTCCCGGCGCTGCCGGCTACTGATCACCACCGGCGGCCTGGGCCCCACTCCCGACGACCTCACCACCGAGGCGATCGCCGCCGCTTTCCACACGCCGCTCACCGAGCGGCCGGAGGTGTGGGCCGACATCGAGGCCAAGGCCCGCGCCCGGGGCCGCCCGCTCTCCCCCAGCGTGCGTCGCCAGGCCCTGCTCCCCGAGGGCGCCGCCGTGCTGCCCAACCCCACGGGCACGGCGCCGGGAATGATCTGGAGCCCGGTGCCGGGCTTCACCGTGCTCACCTTCCCAGGGGTGCCCAGTGAGATGCGCGCCATGTGGGATGCCACGGCGGCCCCCTGGCTGCGCCAGGCCGGGCTCTCCCAGGGGGTGTACGCCAGCCGGGTGCTGCGCTTCTGGGGCGTGGCCGAATCGGCTCTGGCCGAAGCGATGGCCGACCTGCTGCAGGGCACCAATCCCACAGTGGCGCCCTACGCCGGCGCGGGTGAGGTGAAGCTGCGGCTCACCGCCCGGGCCGACACGGAGACAACCGCCTCCGCCCTGCTGGCGCCGTTGGAGGCCGAAATCCGCCGTCGGGCCGGCCAGGCCTGCTTCGGGGCGGATGAGGACAGCCTGGCGGCGGTGGTGCTGGAGCAGCTGCGCCGCCGCGGCGAGACGCTGGCGGTGGCCGAGAGCTGCACCGGCGGCGGCATCGGTGCGGCTCTGGCGGCGGTGCCCGGAGCCTCGGATGCGTTCCTGGGCGGGGTGATCGCCTATGCCAATGCCGTGAAAGAGAAGTTGCTCGGGGTGAGCGCCCTGGATCTGGAGCGGCACGGGGCCGTGAGCGATCCGGTGGCCCTGGCGATGGCGGCGGGAGCCCGGCGGCTCACCGGTGCCACCTGGGGCGTGGCCGTCACAGGCATCGCCGGGCCTGGTGGCGGCAGCGAGCAGAAACCCGTGGGTCTGGTGCACATCGCCGTGGCGGACGCTTCGGGGGCCTGGAGCGAGGGCGTGCGGTTCGGCTCCAGCCGCGGCCGCCACTGGATCCAGACCCTCACGGCCGGAGAGGCCCTGAACCGGTTGCGCCTGCGGTTGCTCGCCGCCTGA
- a CDS encoding YrbL family protein, with product MLHLDASTYVGRGLHRECHRHPDDPGRCVKVDIGDDPHDSRREQRFYRQLERRGISWECVPRFFGPVDTNLGPGTSFELIQDEPGVVSRTLQHYLEDLEASERYCRQLCQGLQALRQAMLRDGILTLALRPKNVVCRRRGEESLQLYIVDSMGNTDFIPIATYSLAFARRKVARKWGRFEHSLLIRYPHNPFLARILGRLPLETSLPVAPTAPSALRVPLGGS from the coding sequence ATGCTTCACCTGGATGCTTCCACGTACGTGGGCCGTGGCCTGCACCGCGAGTGCCATCGCCACCCCGACGACCCGGGACGCTGCGTCAAGGTGGACATCGGCGACGATCCCCACGACAGCCGGCGGGAGCAGCGCTTCTACCGCCAGCTCGAGCGGCGCGGCATCAGCTGGGAGTGCGTGCCGCGATTCTTCGGTCCCGTGGACACCAACCTGGGCCCCGGCACCAGCTTCGAGCTGATCCAGGACGAGCCGGGCGTGGTGTCCCGCACCCTGCAGCACTATCTGGAGGATCTGGAGGCCTCCGAGCGGTACTGCCGCCAGCTCTGCCAGGGCCTGCAGGCCCTGAGGCAGGCCATGCTCCGCGACGGCATCCTCACGCTGGCCCTGCGTCCCAAGAACGTGGTCTGCAGGCGTCGCGGTGAGGAGAGTCTGCAGCTCTACATCGTGGACAGCATGGGCAACACCGACTTCATCCCCATCGCCACCTACAGCCTCGCCTTCGCCCGCCGCAAAGTGGCCCGCAAGTGGGGGCGCTTCGAGCACAGCCTGCTGATCCGCTACCCCCACAACCCCTTCCTGGCCAGGATCCTGGGCCGGTTGCCGCTGGAAACCTCCCTGCCGGTCGCCCCCACCGCCCCTTCAGCCTTGCGGGTCCCCCTCGGCGGCAGCTGA
- a CDS encoding formylglycine-generating enzyme family protein, whose protein sequence is MGIPLLLLGGLALGWLLAGWLIGGWRVPPAHAFACPDGMVAIPAGSYRIGAGGQRPEEGPPALVRLSPFCLATHEVTNRQFAAFVEATGYRTVAERPLSREQFPTLSVAERAPGSLVFRPLDPGEPIGPMAGWHWVPGADWRHPEGPGSSIEHLLDHPVVQVAYEDAEAYAAWRGADLPSEAQWEFAARGGLRDQVFGWGDTWDANRANTWQGPFPYRDSAEDGHAGTAPVGSYAPNGYGLHDTTGNVWEWTADWFAPGHQLLVDRPDPRLDDAAASSDPREPGVAKHVIKGGSFLCSPSYCSRYRPAAREAESPDTGTSHIGIRLASQPLNASL, encoded by the coding sequence GTGGGGATCCCGCTGCTGCTGCTCGGAGGCCTGGCCCTGGGCTGGCTGCTGGCGGGATGGCTGATCGGGGGCTGGCGTGTGCCACCCGCCCATGCCTTCGCCTGTCCCGATGGCATGGTGGCCATCCCGGCCGGCTCCTACCGGATCGGGGCCGGCGGACAGCGGCCCGAGGAAGGCCCGCCGGCGCTGGTGCGGCTGAGCCCCTTCTGCCTGGCCACCCACGAGGTGACCAACCGCCAGTTCGCCGCCTTCGTGGAGGCCACCGGCTACCGCACCGTGGCGGAACGGCCGCTGTCCAGAGAGCAGTTCCCCACCCTTTCGGTCGCTGAGCGCGCACCGGGCTCGCTGGTGTTCAGGCCCCTCGATCCCGGCGAGCCCATCGGCCCGATGGCCGGCTGGCACTGGGTACCCGGCGCCGACTGGCGCCACCCCGAGGGGCCCGGCAGCTCGATTGAGCACCTCCTCGATCATCCCGTGGTGCAGGTGGCCTACGAGGACGCCGAGGCCTACGCGGCCTGGCGCGGCGCCGATCTCCCCAGCGAGGCCCAGTGGGAATTCGCCGCCCGCGGTGGCCTGCGCGACCAGGTGTTCGGCTGGGGCGACACCTGGGACGCGAACCGGGCCAACACCTGGCAGGGACCGTTCCCCTACCGGGACAGCGCCGAGGACGGCCATGCCGGCACGGCGCCGGTGGGCTCCTATGCCCCCAACGGCTACGGCCTGCATGACACCACCGGCAACGTGTGGGAGTGGACCGCCGACTGGTTCGCGCCCGGTCATCAGCTGCTGGTCGACCGGCCCGACCCCCGCCTGGACGATGCCGCCGCCTCCAGCGATCCCCGCGAACCGGGGGTGGCCAAGCACGTGATCAAGGGGGGCTCGTTCCTCTGCTCCCCCAGTTACTGCTCCCGCTACCGCCCGGCGGCGCGGGAGGCCGAGAGCCCGGACACCGGCACCTCCCACATCGGCATCCGCCTCGCATCCCAGCCCCTCAACGCCTCCCTGTGA
- a CDS encoding glycosyltransferase family 4 protein, which yields MTLAYSPNAAALLTLAVAAVLTALVVPVVRRLGLNFGLIDKPDARKQHTQPMVRLGGVGIVIGFSLALALTWVLGGFAQLEASKDALIWTTLGGSLCFFVIGLADDLFALPPLPRLVMQLLVSMAVWVEGVRIGSIDLPFGWMGSPAAVLQLPDWLSLLATLVWLVGITNAINWLDGLDGLAAGVSGIAAVGLLSVSFSLHQPAAGLLAAALAGSCLGFLRHNFNPARIFMGDGGSYFLGFALAAISIVGPAKGLTSVSLLLPLLILSLPLADMSAVIMGRLSDGHSPFYPDRRHLHHRLLRTGLSHRRTVLLIYAFTQWLASLALVLVNAEMRFLWLALATAVLIWVLVSTRRELQRQARPTAHPR from the coding sequence GTGACCCTTGCCTACAGCCCCAACGCTGCAGCGCTGCTCACCCTGGCCGTGGCCGCCGTGCTCACCGCACTCGTGGTGCCGGTGGTGCGCCGCCTCGGCCTGAACTTCGGGCTGATCGACAAACCCGATGCGCGCAAGCAGCACACCCAGCCGATGGTGCGGCTGGGTGGGGTGGGCATCGTGATCGGCTTCAGCCTCGCCCTCGCCCTCACCTGGGTGCTGGGGGGGTTCGCCCAGCTGGAGGCCAGCAAGGACGCCCTGATCTGGACGACGCTCGGCGGCTCCCTCTGCTTCTTCGTGATCGGCCTGGCGGATGACCTCTTTGCCCTGCCGCCCCTGCCCAGACTGGTGATGCAGCTGCTGGTGTCGATGGCGGTGTGGGTGGAAGGCGTGAGGATCGGCAGCATCGATCTTCCCTTCGGCTGGATGGGTTCGCCTGCGGCGGTGCTGCAGCTGCCCGACTGGCTCAGCCTGCTGGCCACTCTGGTGTGGCTGGTGGGCATCACCAATGCGATCAACTGGCTCGACGGTCTCGACGGCCTCGCGGCCGGGGTGAGCGGCATCGCGGCGGTGGGGCTGCTCTCGGTGAGCTTCAGCCTGCACCAGCCCGCCGCCGGCCTGCTCGCCGCGGCGCTGGCTGGCAGCTGCCTGGGCTTCCTGCGCCACAACTTCAACCCGGCCCGCATCTTCATGGGCGATGGCGGCTCCTACTTCCTCGGCTTCGCCCTGGCTGCGATCAGCATCGTGGGCCCTGCCAAGGGCCTCACCAGCGTCAGCCTGCTGCTGCCGCTGCTGATCCTGTCGCTGCCCCTGGCCGACATGTCGGCCGTGATCATGGGCCGCCTCAGCGATGGCCACTCCCCCTTCTATCCCGACCGCCGCCATCTGCATCACCGCCTGCTGCGCACCGGTCTGAGCCACCGGCGCACGGTGCTGCTGATCTATGCCTTCACCCAGTGGCTGGCCTCCCTGGCCCTGGTGCTGGTGAATGCGGAGATGCGCTTCCTCTGGCTGGCCCTGGCCACGGCCGTGCTGATCTGGGTGCTGGTGAGCACCCGTCGCGAGCTCCAGCGCCAGGCCAGGCCAACGGCCCACCCGCGATGA
- a CDS encoding arylsulfatase, producing MADSPLQRLRSALGRLRFGWGRRVAAFSAVLLLVGWQLGWTPAAALQLVSGVMGSPDAKATIAGNQLPAPAPPFGGVIKDSAQNSKPWWPPTVVPPKDAPNVLLIMTDDAGFAIDSVFGGVIPTPAMERIASQGLRYNRIMSTSLCSPTRAALITGRNHHAVGFGVIAEQATGFPGYDSIIGVENATIGRILRDNGYATSWFGKDHNTPTYQASQAGPFFQWPTGLGFDYFFGFVGGDANQWGPNLFRNTTQIYPWKGKEGSLKMDRSNPEATIWPVTGTEPSWNLITAMADDAIDWMTRIHQTNPDQPIFLHYVPGSSHAPHHPTKEWVDRIHAMHLFDDGYEKLRERIFANQKRLGVIPADEELTPWPADILTPWDQLSEEAKQLYIRQVEVFAAYVAYNDHEIGRVIQAFDDLGKLDNTLIIYINGDNGTSAEGGPEGTFSEVAFFNDVRPSVDVQMKYYEAWGTEYAYNHMSAGWSWAFDTPFDWFKQNASRLGGVNQNMVISWPNRIKDKGGLREQFIHVIDVVPTILEAIGIPAPQAVDGISQKPIEGTSFLYTFDQANAKAPSRHTTQYFEMMGQWALYHDGWLLSTKVDRAPWDAFGPVNPDPLNNQVFQLYDLTKNFNQSVDIADQYPEKVAEMRKMFVEEAKKHQVFPLDASVAARVAAPRPSLTAGLDELVYTRPMTGVPQGDAPYLLNTSYSLTADITVPQQGAEGMIATSGGRFAGWGFYLLGGRPVFNWNMLNLEWVKWESPQALTPGRHKLEFDFKYDGLGLATTRFNSFAGVGKGGTGVLKVDGQVVASKRMEKTIPIILQWDESFDIGSDTITGIDDSDYLPPFPLTAKLNKLTIKIDRPQLSPADIKKLEEGMKTAAMGIQ from the coding sequence ATGGCTGACTCTCCCCTGCAACGCCTGCGCAGCGCCTTGGGCCGCCTCCGTTTCGGCTGGGGGCGCAGGGTTGCGGCCTTTTCGGCGGTGCTGCTGCTGGTGGGCTGGCAGCTGGGCTGGACGCCTGCCGCCGCTCTGCAGCTCGTGAGCGGGGTGATGGGGAGCCCGGATGCCAAGGCCACGATCGCCGGAAACCAGCTGCCGGCTCCAGCTCCGCCCTTCGGGGGTGTGATCAAGGACAGCGCCCAGAACTCCAAGCCGTGGTGGCCGCCCACGGTGGTGCCCCCCAAGGACGCCCCCAACGTGCTGCTGATCATGACCGATGACGCCGGCTTCGCCATCGACAGCGTGTTCGGAGGGGTGATCCCCACGCCGGCGATGGAGCGGATCGCCAGCCAGGGGCTCCGCTACAACCGCATCATGTCCACGTCCCTGTGTTCACCCACCCGGGCGGCCCTGATCACCGGGCGCAACCATCACGCGGTGGGCTTCGGGGTGATCGCCGAGCAGGCCACCGGCTTCCCCGGCTACGACAGCATCATCGGCGTCGAGAACGCCACCATCGGCCGGATTCTGCGCGACAACGGCTACGCCACCAGCTGGTTCGGCAAGGACCACAACACCCCCACCTACCAGGCCAGCCAGGCAGGGCCGTTCTTTCAGTGGCCCACGGGCCTTGGCTTCGATTATTTCTTCGGCTTCGTGGGTGGTGATGCCAACCAGTGGGGGCCGAATCTGTTCCGCAACACCACCCAGATCTATCCCTGGAAGGGCAAGGAAGGCAGCCTGAAGATGGATCGCTCCAATCCGGAGGCGACGATCTGGCCGGTCACCGGGACGGAACCCTCCTGGAACCTGATCACCGCGATGGCCGACGACGCCATCGACTGGATGACGCGCATCCACCAGACCAACCCGGACCAGCCGATCTTCCTGCACTACGTGCCGGGCTCCTCCCACGCCCCGCACCATCCCACCAAGGAATGGGTGGACAGGATCCACGCCATGCACCTGTTCGACGACGGCTACGAGAAGCTGCGGGAAAGGATCTTCGCGAACCAGAAAAGGCTCGGTGTGATCCCGGCCGACGAGGAGCTCACCCCCTGGCCGGCCGACATCCTCACCCCCTGGGATCAGCTGAGCGAGGAGGCCAAGCAGCTCTACATCCGCCAGGTGGAAGTGTTCGCGGCCTATGTGGCCTACAACGACCACGAGATCGGCCGGGTGATCCAGGCCTTTGATGATCTGGGCAAGCTGGACAACACCCTGATCATCTACATCAACGGCGATAATGGCACCAGCGCTGAAGGTGGGCCCGAGGGCACCTTCAGCGAAGTGGCCTTCTTCAACGATGTGCGTCCCTCTGTGGATGTGCAGATGAAGTACTACGAGGCCTGGGGCACGGAATATGCCTACAACCACATGTCGGCGGGCTGGTCCTGGGCCTTCGACACCCCCTTCGACTGGTTCAAGCAGAACGCCTCGCGGCTGGGGGGTGTGAACCAGAACATGGTGATCTCCTGGCCCAACCGCATCAAGGACAAGGGCGGCCTGCGGGAGCAGTTCATCCACGTGATCGATGTGGTGCCCACCATCCTGGAGGCCATCGGCATCCCGGCTCCTCAGGCGGTGGACGGCATCTCCCAGAAGCCGATTGAAGGCACCAGCTTCCTCTACACCTTTGATCAGGCCAACGCCAAGGCCCCCTCACGGCACACGACCCAGTACTTCGAGATGATGGGCCAGTGGGCGCTCTATCACGATGGCTGGCTGTTGAGCACCAAGGTGGATCGGGCACCCTGGGATGCCTTCGGACCCGTCAATCCGGACCCGCTCAACAATCAGGTGTTCCAGCTCTACGACCTCACCAAGAACTTCAACCAGTCCGTGGACATCGCCGACCAGTACCCCGAGAAGGTGGCGGAGATGCGCAAGATGTTCGTGGAAGAGGCCAAGAAGCATCAGGTGTTTCCACTCGATGCCTCGGTGGCGGCCCGAGTCGCAGCGCCGCGGCCCAGTCTCACTGCCGGGCTTGACGAGTTGGTGTACACCCGGCCGATGACCGGCGTGCCTCAGGGAGATGCGCCTTACCTGCTCAACACCTCCTACTCGCTCACCGCCGACATCACCGTTCCCCAGCAGGGTGCCGAGGGCATGATTGCCACCTCCGGCGGCCGTTTCGCCGGCTGGGGCTTCTACCTCCTCGGTGGCAGGCCGGTGTTCAACTGGAACATGCTGAACCTCGAATGGGTGAAGTGGGAATCTCCGCAGGCCCTCACGCCGGGCCGCCACAAGTTGGAGTTCGACTTCAAGTATGACGGCCTTGGACTGGCTACCACCAGGTTCAACAGCTTTGCCGGTGTGGGCAAGGGTGGAACAGGTGTGCTGAAGGTGGATGGCCAGGTGGTGGCCAGCAAGCGGATGGAGAAGACGATTCCCATCATCCTGCAGTGGGATGAAAGCTTCGACATCGGCTCCGACACCATCACCGGTATTGACGACAGCGACTACCTGCCGCCCTTCCCCCTCACCGCCAAGCTCAACAAGCTCACGATCAAGATCGATCGGCCTCAGCTCTCCCCGGCTGACATCAAAAAACTGGAAGAGGGCATGAAGACCGCCGCCATGGGAATCCAGTGA
- a CDS encoding helix-turn-helix transcriptional regulator, giving the protein MRGPLPFLDRQAVTLTQADAVVQRIADQLPLRGLVQAGSASKLRMRSVVVPLGAMAVAGTAHSALQLEMAPLPDVVTLAFCEAGSADLSADGHRVLLPPCSAAMFLPGCAFHCTTAGIVSVLLHDSAQRLAAAATAMVAPEARENPGLQARFNRPLVLDGSGDARLQATLTSLRRALRLLDEPQLQASGGFEALQLEDLLRRHLVLLLWPDLIDPEPPPPMGPWRDPILEALLEWMDCHLDAPLTLTALALRSGDSVRNLQYRFQRRLGCSPMQWLRQRRLEAVHAELSRGEPGGTVAAIARRHGFHHLPTFSAAFQRRFGILPSQLLRQGKRT; this is encoded by the coding sequence ATGCGCGGACCGCTTCCCTTTCTTGACCGGCAGGCCGTGACCCTCACCCAGGCGGACGCCGTGGTGCAGCGGATCGCGGACCAACTGCCGCTGCGGGGCCTGGTGCAGGCTGGATCCGCCTCGAAGCTGCGGATGCGGAGCGTGGTGGTGCCGCTGGGTGCGATGGCGGTGGCGGGCACGGCCCATTCAGCGCTGCAGCTCGAGATGGCCCCCCTGCCGGATGTGGTCACCCTTGCCTTCTGCGAAGCGGGCAGCGCAGACCTCAGCGCCGACGGCCATCGGGTTCTTCTGCCCCCCTGCAGCGCGGCGATGTTCCTGCCGGGTTGCGCCTTCCACTGCACAACGGCAGGCATCGTGTCGGTGCTGCTGCACGATTCAGCCCAGCGGCTCGCCGCCGCGGCCACCGCCATGGTGGCCCCCGAAGCGCGGGAGAACCCCGGCCTTCAGGCCCGTTTCAACCGGCCGCTTGTCCTGGACGGGAGCGGGGATGCACGCCTGCAGGCCACCCTGACCTCGCTGCGCCGGGCGCTGCGGCTTCTCGATGAACCCCAGTTGCAGGCCAGTGGTGGCTTTGAGGCCCTGCAGCTGGAGGATCTGCTGCGCCGCCACCTGGTGCTGCTGCTCTGGCCGGACCTGATCGATCCGGAGCCTCCACCGCCGATGGGCCCATGGCGCGATCCCATCCTCGAGGCGTTGCTGGAGTGGATGGACTGCCACCTCGACGCACCGCTCACCCTCACCGCCCTGGCCCTGCGCAGCGGTGACTCGGTGCGCAATCTCCAGTACCGCTTTCAACGACGGCTGGGCTGCTCACCGATGCAGTGGTTGCGCCAACGCCGGCTTGAAGCCGTGCATGCCGAGCTGAGCCGGGGGGAGCCCGGCGGCACGGTGGCCGCCATCGCCAGGCGGCACGGCTTCCACCACCTGCCCACCTTCAGCGCGGCCTTTCAGCGCCGCTTCGGCATCCTGCCCTCCCAGCTGCTGCGCCAGGGGAAGCGGACCTGA